The following proteins are encoded in a genomic region of Dyadobacter sp. UC 10:
- a CDS encoding phosphatidylserine decarboxylase family protein has protein sequence MKLHKEGYTIILITIIVLVLINLGINYLLPDGYWIPRLVLIGSFVVLLLVVQFFRVPKRVVHKSDRQIVAPCDGKVVVIEEVVETEYFKGPRRQISIFMSPLNVHVNWNPVSGVIQYFKYHAGLYLVAWHPKSSTDNERTTVVIRTIEGIDILFRQIAGAAARRIRWYVKEGDQVEQSTEMGFIKFGSRVDIFIPLDAEIKVNLQDKTIGSVTVLAELK, from the coding sequence ATGAAGCTTCACAAGGAAGGCTATACCATTATTCTGATTACAATTATCGTTCTGGTACTGATCAACTTAGGAATCAATTACCTTCTTCCTGACGGTTACTGGATTCCCCGATTAGTATTGATCGGCAGCTTTGTCGTCCTTTTACTGGTTGTTCAGTTCTTCCGCGTTCCAAAACGGGTTGTACATAAAAGCGACAGACAAATCGTTGCGCCTTGCGACGGAAAAGTGGTAGTGATTGAAGAAGTAGTGGAAACTGAATACTTTAAAGGACCAAGAAGGCAAATCAGCATATTCATGTCGCCGCTGAATGTACACGTCAATTGGAACCCGGTGAGCGGAGTGATTCAGTATTTCAAATACCACGCAGGCCTATACCTCGTAGCCTGGCACCCAAAGTCGAGTACCGACAATGAGCGTACTACCGTCGTGATCAGGACCATAGAAGGCATTGATATACTATTCAGGCAAATTGCAGGAGCTGCCGCACGCCGCATTCGCTGGTATGTTAAGGAAGGCGACCAGGTGGAACAGAGCACCGAAATGGGCTTTATCAAATTCGGCTCCCGCGTCGACATCTTCATACCCCTCGACGCGGAAATCAAAGTAAATCTGCAGGATAAAACGATTGGAAGTGTTACTGTGCTTGCCGAATTGAAATAA
- the secA gene encoding preprotein translocase subunit SecA, with protein sequence MFKIFSKLFGTKSERDLKELTPYVDKVNAEYALLASLSNDDLRSQSAGLKQHISDQLKSIDDQIAASKQQASDEPNVDNKEVIFKKIDALELDRNKELERVLLEILPKAFAIVKETARRFKENEQLEVTANYFDREVAARKSHIRIEGDKAHWNTTWDVIGQPIKWNMLHYDVQLIGGVVLHQGKISEMATGEGKTLVATLPAFLNALAGQGVHIVTVNDYLAKRDAEWNAPLFEFHGLSVDCIDRHQPNTIARRNAYKADLTYGTNNEFGFDYLRDNMSRTTEELVQRKHHFAMVDEVDSVLIDDARTPLIISGPVPRGDEQEYIELKPRVSRIVEAQKKLAMDFLNDAKKKIAAGDKKEGGLALFRAHRGMPKYKPLIKYLSESGIKALMQESESIYLAENQKLMPVADAPLYFTIDERHNSIELTEKGIDFLTGESEETNFFILPDIAVDLDAIEKDLSLSEQDRIIKKESLIRDYSVKTARIHTVNQLLKAFTLFEKDVEYVIIDGKVKIVDEQTGRIMEGRRYSDGLHQAIEAKESVRVEDATQTYATVTLQNYFRMYHKLAGMTGTAETEAGEFWEIYKLDVVSIPTNVTAVRKDHEDKVYRSVREKYNAVTDEIVELVEAGRPVLVGTTSVENSEIISRMLTLRKISHQVLNAKQHQREAEVVAEAGKPGTVTIATNMAGRGTDIKLTPEAKKAGGLAIIGTERHESRRVDRQLRGRSGRQGDPGSSQFFVSLEDNLMRLFGSDRMAKVMDRMGLEEGEVIQSSMITKSIERAQKKVEENNFGMRKRLLEYDDVMNYQRDAIYTRRRNALFGDRLAVDIANTLFDVCDELINTAGTYAELELAAITTLGMELPFSESEYSSFKPADRSQRLYEAAEKQYQDKNNAISQKALPVLRSIYTERGATVTEIMIPFSDGIRQTGVVVGLKKSIDNEGKEITHEMEKAIVLSLIDQEWKEHLREMDDLKQSVQNAVFEQKDPLLIYKFESVELFKRFLSKVNFDMISFLMKADIPQEEAVPATAVQQIVRRPAPAPELHTNKEEDIDLDLDQSRYARTESTTKAQPVRIERIADRNQKVSVQYRDGRILRDVKFKKVEQEVKNGECVVIE encoded by the coding sequence ATGTTTAAAATATTCTCCAAGCTGTTTGGCACCAAATCAGAACGGGATTTGAAAGAATTGACCCCGTATGTGGATAAAGTCAATGCCGAATATGCGCTGTTAGCTTCTTTATCGAATGACGATCTCAGGTCTCAGTCAGCCGGCCTGAAACAACATATATCCGATCAGCTTAAATCCATTGACGACCAGATCGCTGCATCAAAACAACAGGCCAGCGATGAGCCGAATGTGGACAACAAGGAGGTTATTTTCAAAAAAATAGATGCACTTGAACTGGACAGGAACAAAGAGCTTGAAAGAGTTTTGCTCGAAATTCTTCCAAAAGCATTTGCAATCGTAAAAGAAACTGCCCGCCGGTTTAAGGAAAACGAACAGCTGGAAGTTACTGCCAACTATTTTGACCGGGAAGTTGCGGCAAGAAAGTCGCATATCAGGATTGAAGGCGACAAGGCACATTGGAATACAACCTGGGATGTAATCGGCCAGCCTATTAAATGGAATATGCTGCATTACGATGTGCAGCTGATCGGCGGGGTTGTATTGCACCAGGGTAAAATTTCCGAAATGGCCACGGGTGAGGGTAAAACGCTTGTTGCGACCTTGCCTGCATTTTTGAATGCGCTCGCAGGTCAGGGAGTACATATTGTCACTGTGAACGATTACCTCGCCAAACGTGATGCCGAATGGAACGCGCCCCTTTTCGAATTTCACGGTTTGAGTGTGGATTGTATCGACCGTCACCAGCCCAATACCATCGCAAGAAGAAATGCTTACAAGGCTGATCTGACCTACGGAACAAACAACGAATTCGGTTTTGATTACCTGCGTGACAATATGTCACGGACTACGGAAGAGCTGGTACAGCGCAAACACCATTTTGCGATGGTCGATGAGGTTGATTCCGTATTGATTGATGATGCGCGTACGCCCTTGATTATCAGCGGGCCGGTTCCGCGTGGCGACGAACAGGAATATATTGAATTAAAACCGCGCGTTTCACGCATTGTTGAAGCTCAGAAAAAGCTTGCAATGGATTTTTTAAATGACGCGAAGAAGAAAATTGCAGCAGGAGACAAAAAAGAAGGCGGACTTGCATTGTTCCGTGCACACCGCGGTATGCCGAAATACAAGCCTCTTATAAAGTACCTCAGTGAATCGGGTATCAAAGCTTTGATGCAGGAATCTGAATCGATTTATCTGGCTGAAAATCAAAAATTGATGCCGGTAGCTGATGCGCCGCTTTATTTCACGATCGATGAACGTCACAATAGTATTGAGCTTACTGAGAAAGGGATTGACTTTTTGACCGGAGAATCGGAAGAAACTAACTTCTTTATTCTGCCTGATATTGCAGTTGACCTCGACGCAATTGAGAAAGATTTGTCCCTCAGCGAGCAGGATCGCATTATCAAGAAAGAATCTCTGATCCGCGATTATTCCGTCAAAACGGCAAGAATCCATACAGTTAACCAGTTGCTGAAAGCATTTACACTCTTTGAAAAGGATGTAGAATATGTGATCATCGACGGTAAAGTGAAGATTGTTGATGAGCAGACGGGCCGTATCATGGAAGGTCGCCGCTATTCTGATGGTTTGCACCAGGCTATTGAAGCGAAAGAAAGCGTGCGGGTTGAAGACGCGACTCAAACCTACGCGACCGTTACCCTGCAAAATTATTTCCGGATGTACCACAAATTGGCTGGTATGACGGGTACTGCGGAAACCGAAGCTGGTGAATTCTGGGAAATCTATAAGCTCGACGTTGTCTCGATCCCGACCAACGTAACCGCTGTTCGTAAGGATCACGAAGACAAAGTGTACCGTTCGGTACGTGAGAAATACAATGCGGTAACAGACGAAATCGTGGAACTGGTGGAAGCCGGCAGGCCGGTTTTGGTGGGTACGACTTCAGTTGAAAACTCGGAGATCATCAGCCGGATGCTTACCCTGCGGAAGATTTCTCACCAGGTACTGAATGCGAAACAACACCAGCGTGAAGCGGAAGTGGTAGCCGAGGCTGGTAAGCCTGGGACAGTTACGATTGCTACCAACATGGCCGGTCGCGGTACAGATATAAAACTGACCCCTGAGGCGAAAAAAGCAGGTGGATTGGCGATTATAGGTACTGAAAGGCACGAAAGCCGACGCGTCGACAGACAGCTGCGCGGTCGTTCCGGTCGCCAGGGTGACCCGGGTTCTTCTCAATTCTTCGTTTCTCTGGAAGATAACCTGATGCGCCTTTTCGGTTCCGACCGGATGGCGAAGGTAATGGACAGAATGGGTCTTGAAGAAGGAGAGGTAATTCAAAGCAGCATGATCACCAAGTCGATCGAGCGTGCGCAGAAAAAAGTGGAGGAAAATAACTTCGGAATGCGGAAGCGTTTGCTGGAATATGACGATGTTATGAACTACCAGCGTGATGCGATCTATACCCGTCGCCGAAATGCATTGTTTGGCGACCGTTTGGCTGTGGATATTGCCAATACGCTCTTCGACGTGTGTGATGAGCTGATCAATACAGCCGGCACTTATGCCGAACTGGAACTGGCTGCCATCACCACGCTGGGAATGGAGCTTCCTTTTAGTGAATCGGAGTACAGCTCATTCAAACCCGCAGATCGTTCGCAACGCCTGTACGAAGCTGCTGAAAAGCAGTATCAGGACAAAAACAATGCGATTTCGCAAAAAGCATTGCCGGTACTTCGCTCTATTTATACTGAAAGGGGTGCTACTGTAACCGAGATTATGATACCGTTCAGCGACGGTATCCGTCAGACTGGGGTGGTGGTTGGATTGAAAAAATCCATTGATAATGAAGGGAAGGAAATCACCCACGAAATGGAGAAAGCAATCGTACTTTCACTGATCGATCAGGAATGGAAAGAGCATTTGCGTGAAATGGACGATCTGAAGCAATCCGTGCAGAATGCGGTTTTTGAACAAAAAGATCCTTTGCTGATCTATAAATTTGAATCCGTAGAATTGTTCAAACGCTTTTTGAGCAAAGTGAACTTCGACATGATTTCTTTCCTTATGAAAGCGGATATTCCTCAGGAAGAGGCTGTTCCGGCAACTGCTGTGCAACAAATCGTACGCCGGCCGGCACCAGCGCCTGAGCTGCATACCAACAAAGAAGAAGATATTGACCTCGATCTCGATCAAAGCAGATATGCGCGTACGGAATCAACTACCAAAGCACAACCTGTTCGTATTGAGCGCATTGCAGATCGCAATCAGAAAGTGTCGGTTCAATACCGCGACGGCCGGATTCTGCGTGATGTGAAGTTTAAAAAAGTAGAACAAGAAGTTAAAAATGGTGAATGTGTAGTAATTGAGTAG
- a CDS encoding IS5 family transposase: protein MIKQFTRLTDLQWAAISPFLNLKRKRKLNLREVMDALLYILRTGCQWRNLPSCFPHWQAVYWYFSQWKKQNVIEQINRAVNQMDRINAHRDKNPSILCIDSQSVKLSPMICELRGTDANKKVNGRKRQVLVDSEGRIWFAHIHAANQGDGPASLAFMADLICQDERLIKIYGDQAYNGVFADEIRKNGIDFEKASKPESASGFIPVAKRWVVERTFAWTNFFRRIVKDYEYTVSSSVSWLFLANIQLMLQRIKPISKT from the coding sequence TTGATTAAACAGTTTACTAGACTGACCGATCTCCAATGGGCGGCAATATCACCATTTTTGAATCTAAAAAGAAAGAGAAAACTGAATTTGAGGGAGGTGATGGATGCACTTCTCTACATACTTCGTACAGGCTGCCAATGGCGAAATTTGCCTTCCTGTTTTCCTCATTGGCAAGCAGTATATTGGTATTTCAGCCAGTGGAAAAAGCAAAATGTAATTGAGCAAATAAATCGGGCAGTTAACCAGATGGACCGGATAAATGCTCATAGGGATAAAAATCCGTCGATTCTTTGTATTGACAGCCAGAGCGTTAAGTTGTCCCCTATGATTTGTGAATTACGTGGCACGGATGCCAATAAAAAAGTAAACGGACGTAAAAGGCAGGTGCTAGTTGACAGCGAAGGTCGGATCTGGTTTGCACATATTCATGCCGCAAATCAGGGCGACGGTCCCGCATCCCTTGCTTTCATGGCTGACCTTATCTGCCAAGATGAACGTCTAATAAAGATTTACGGAGACCAAGCATATAACGGCGTTTTCGCGGATGAAATCAGGAAAAATGGTATCGATTTTGAGAAAGCTTCAAAGCCAGAATCTGCAAGTGGATTTATACCAGTCGCTAAAAGATGGGTCGTCGAAAGGACATTCGCATGGACTAATTTCTTTCGTAGAATCGTGAAAGATTATGAATATACCGTATCATCTTCTGTTTCTTGGCTCTTTCTGGCCAATATTCAGTTGATGTTACAACGAATAAAGCCGATTAGTAAAACTTAA
- a CDS encoding GtrA family protein yields the protein MSMNIVDLFYPLVRHFLSIHSFRYICCGLFLTAISLGIFFVSYNFLLDFFVISQIVDRKEVEIVRLGNISLTKYSCAYFISLSVSFPLGFFFSKYVVFIESQLRSIEQLSAYIFLHFLNLLLNYFLLYFFVEKCGFWATTSQILITIIIANFSYLFQKYILLRKI from the coding sequence ATGAGTATGAATATTGTTGATTTATTTTACCCACTGGTTAGACACTTTTTATCAATTCATTCCTTTCGATACATTTGTTGCGGCTTATTTTTAACAGCTATTAGCCTTGGCATATTCTTCGTCAGCTACAATTTTCTTCTTGACTTCTTTGTGATAAGTCAGATAGTGGATCGAAAAGAGGTTGAGATTGTACGGTTAGGGAACATATCGCTTACGAAATATTCTTGCGCTTACTTCATATCGCTTTCTGTCAGTTTTCCTTTGGGCTTTTTCTTCTCTAAATACGTTGTGTTTATTGAATCACAGCTTAGAAGTATAGAACAACTCTCCGCCTATATTTTCTTACATTTTTTAAATCTGTTGCTAAACTATTTTCTACTTTATTTTTTTGTTGAAAAGTGTGGATTCTGGGCAACCACGTCCCAAATTTTGATCACAATAATCATCGCGAATTTCAGCTATCTCTTTCAAAAATATATTTTGCTCCGCAAAATATGA
- a CDS encoding class I SAM-dependent methyltransferase has translation MIALLNTAERVNISHQIDNYVFQRHVFAYKEAIKHLKGIVIELGCGTGYGLDILAPNCVWVAGVDKYISSQKYSHSNCGIFRSKLPNLNNIGNDSFDTVICFQVIEHIKEDNILIAEIRRILRPGGKLILTTPNNLMSLTRNPHHVREYSTKTIQKILTGVLINTNYWEYMEIIMLCNIMKQIK, from the coding sequence ATGATAGCACTATTGAACACAGCCGAAAGAGTAAATATTTCACATCAGATTGACAACTATGTTTTTCAGCGACACGTTTTTGCCTACAAAGAAGCAATTAAGCATTTGAAGGGTATAGTAATTGAGCTCGGATGCGGCACAGGGTATGGCCTAGATATATTGGCTCCTAACTGTGTATGGGTTGCAGGAGTCGACAAATATATTTCCAGTCAAAAATACAGTCATTCAAATTGCGGAATTTTCAGAAGCAAATTGCCAAATCTGAATAACATAGGGAATGATTCGTTTGATACTGTAATCTGCTTTCAAGTCATTGAACATATTAAAGAAGATAATATCTTAATAGCCGAAATACGTCGCATTCTGAGGCCGGGTGGAAAGCTTATTCTCACTACTCCCAATAATCTCATGTCACTGACGCGAAATCCGCATCATGTAAGAGAATATAGTACAAAAACTATTCAAAAAATATTAACGGGAGTTTTGATAAATACGAATTACTGGGAGTATATGGAAATAATAATGTTATGCAATATTATGAAGCAAATAAAATGA
- a CDS encoding DUF4974 domain-containing protein, with amino-acid sequence MTDIQSILTKYILGEASPDEACKVELWLSQSISNQKEFQRLWKTIEITFQHERYQLPNTRAEWAETRLQLRKLRSMTEKAHYSTEMISGKGYPLITITSAINAILVLMVSFNNLSDTITFGSANKVIVQSNKQRSSESIYKRESSNRLYPRHPPIKESSLDSHILDFKDTPLHEVLIILEKDYKVRFQFTDLDIRDCRITSRFENKSLEEILDIIAYTLKLEYKSVSGTDKIIIIGDKCE; translated from the coding sequence ATGACAGATATACAATCCATTCTGACAAAATACATACTCGGTGAAGCGTCACCAGACGAAGCCTGTAAGGTCGAGCTTTGGTTGAGTCAATCCATATCCAATCAAAAAGAATTCCAGCGTTTGTGGAAAACAATAGAGATAACCTTTCAACATGAACGCTACCAATTACCCAACACGAGAGCTGAATGGGCAGAAACAAGGTTGCAGCTACGGAAACTGAGATCAATGACCGAAAAAGCACATTACTCGACTGAAATGATTTCTGGGAAAGGATATCCACTCATAACCATAACGTCCGCAATTAACGCTATTCTCGTACTAATGGTTAGCTTTAACAACCTTTCCGATACGATTACCTTTGGCTCGGCAAATAAAGTGATAGTTCAAAGCAATAAGCAAAGAAGTTCTGAAAGTATTTATAAGCGAGAAAGTAGCAATAGATTATATCCTAGGCATCCGCCAATCAAAGAATCCAGCTTAGATAGTCATATTCTGGATTTCAAGGACACCCCTCTACATGAAGTTCTTATCATTCTTGAAAAAGACTATAAAGTGCGGTTTCAATTTACAGATTTAGATATTAGAGATTGCAGGATCACCTCCCGGTTTGAAAATAAATCGCTGGAAGAAATATTAGATATCATTGCCTATACGCTAAAACTAGAATATAAGAGTGTATCAGGAACCGACAAGATTATTATAATAGGAGATAAATGCGAATAA
- a CDS encoding RNA polymerase sigma-70 factor — MTKQDLLIKAIEEAFNKHYEALYRYAFTLLKENETAKDVVQKVFLSLLERTDALEIKVSLQSYLFRAVYNHCINHQSRSQNFVDLDRTSEKLNSAESGITSIEIKEMQNSIDAALNKLPPQCKIIFIKSREEGKTYSQVAAELGIAVKTVEAQMTKALKILRLELADLLFCLISIIENIN, encoded by the coding sequence ATGACTAAACAAGATCTCCTGATAAAGGCAATCGAGGAAGCATTTAACAAGCATTATGAAGCTTTGTATAGATATGCATTTACGCTTCTAAAAGAGAATGAAACAGCCAAAGATGTTGTCCAAAAAGTATTCCTTTCACTCCTGGAACGAACAGACGCGCTTGAAATTAAAGTTTCTCTGCAGTCCTATCTTTTCCGTGCCGTTTACAACCATTGTATCAATCACCAGAGCCGGTCACAAAACTTTGTCGACTTGGATCGGACTTCTGAAAAATTAAATAGTGCAGAAAGTGGCATTACCTCAATCGAAATCAAAGAAATGCAGAACTCAATTGATGCTGCATTAAACAAGCTACCACCCCAATGCAAAATTATATTTATCAAAAGTAGGGAAGAGGGAAAAACGTACTCACAAGTTGCAGCGGAATTGGGAATTGCAGTTAAGACCGTTGAAGCGCAAATGACAAAAGCATTAAAAATTTTACGCTTAGAGCTGGCAGATCTTTTGTTTTGCTTGATTTCTATAATAGAAAATATTAACTGA
- a CDS encoding PspC domain-containing protein, protein MNHNRLYRNTANKMIGGVASGLADYFQIDVTIVRVLFVLAVFVPVTFPIVLFYIILWIVMPDIAKRPKSIIEENFHS, encoded by the coding sequence ATGAACCATAACAGATTATACCGGAACACAGCCAACAAAATGATCGGTGGAGTAGCTTCCGGACTTGCAGATTACTTTCAGATCGACGTAACGATCGTCCGTGTTTTATTCGTACTGGCAGTCTTTGTCCCAGTCACATTTCCGATCGTCCTGTTTTACATTATCCTCTGGATCGTGATGCCGGATATTGCAAAAAGACCAAAATCAATCATTGAGGAGAATTTTCACTCCTAG
- a CDS encoding acetyl-CoA C-acyltransferase yields MNAYIVAGYRTAVGKASRGGFRFTRPDDLGATVIKHLLEKLPELDPTQVDDVIVGNAVPEAEQGMQMGRYVALLALPQNVSGITINRYCGSGVEAIAMAAAKINAGMAECIIAGGTESMSMVPTMGWKTALNYEIAHTNPQYYLSMGLTAEQVAKDFNISREKQDEFSFQSHQKALRAQKEGWFADGIVPVTVKETYFDQASGKKKTRELVVNQDEGPRADTTLEALNKLKPVFAAGGSVTAGNSSQTSDGAAFVMVMSENMVNKLNLKPIARMLSYATAGVDPRIMGIGPVAAIPTALRQAGLKLQDIEQIELNEAFAAQSLAVIQELDINPEIVNPNGGAIALGHALGSTGARLSVQLFNEMKRRNQKYGMVTACVGGGQGVAGIFERLN; encoded by the coding sequence ATGAACGCATATATTGTAGCGGGATACAGGACCGCAGTGGGAAAAGCTTCCAGGGGCGGCTTCCGCTTCACACGTCCCGACGATCTTGGGGCTACGGTTATCAAACATTTGCTCGAAAAGCTACCTGAGCTGGATCCTACCCAGGTCGACGATGTGATTGTGGGCAATGCGGTACCGGAGGCTGAGCAGGGAATGCAAATGGGGCGCTACGTGGCTCTGCTTGCACTGCCGCAGAATGTTTCAGGAATTACTATAAATAGGTATTGCGGCTCGGGTGTGGAGGCTATCGCGATGGCGGCGGCGAAAATAAATGCCGGCATGGCCGAATGTATCATTGCGGGAGGCACCGAATCCATGTCAATGGTACCTACCATGGGCTGGAAAACGGCACTGAACTATGAGATCGCACACACCAATCCGCAATATTACCTGAGCATGGGGCTGACGGCCGAGCAGGTTGCGAAAGATTTTAATATCAGCCGGGAAAAGCAGGACGAATTTTCTTTCCAATCACATCAGAAAGCATTGCGGGCACAGAAGGAAGGCTGGTTTGCGGATGGAATTGTGCCGGTTACTGTGAAAGAAACTTATTTTGACCAAGCTTCCGGTAAGAAGAAAACCCGCGAATTGGTAGTGAACCAGGATGAAGGCCCGCGTGCTGATACTACGCTGGAGGCTTTGAATAAATTAAAGCCCGTTTTTGCTGCCGGCGGATCGGTTACGGCGGGTAACTCTTCCCAAACTTCCGACGGGGCCGCATTTGTGATGGTCATGTCGGAAAATATGGTAAACAAGCTGAACCTCAAACCAATCGCCCGAATGCTGTCTTATGCCACTGCAGGTGTGGATCCCCGGATTATGGGTATTGGTCCGGTGGCGGCGATCCCTACTGCGCTCAGACAGGCTGGTTTGAAATTACAGGATATTGAGCAAATTGAACTGAACGAAGCATTTGCCGCGCAGTCGCTTGCCGTGATCCAGGAGCTGGATATTAATCCGGAAATTGTAAATCCAAATGGCGGCGCCATCGCGCTGGGCCACGCGCTGGGTTCAACAGGGGCCAGGCTGTCGGTGCAACTATTCAATGAAATGAAGCGGCGGAACCAGAAATATGGTATGGTAACAGCCTGTGTGGGCGGTGGCCAGGGTGTTGCCGGAATTTTCGAAAGACTCAATTAA
- a CDS encoding glycosyltransferase family 2 protein, translating into MDVSIIIINYRTPQLIINCLNSIHQHTSGVTFEVIIVDNDPENGGGDLIRGTYPSVRWIDLPSNPGFGIANNKGMAIAKGKYFLLLNADTLVTDNVIGRCFERLEIRQDIIACGALQYYPDGTPMPFYQSFNEFRKTFFILPPGGTTDNILNRFYPEPQYSDPDQYDWLVGAFIFLRREGFEKTGGFSPDFFMYGEDVEWSGRLGKLGKLCYFKDCKFIHLENNNPFRRTNISWINRFSTQMQVSNFLWVRKQYGVFQYLLLIAHYISMVPVVFGWKIAFNIKSSRNPLIELRTQRIYVRKTVVILKYFWQTLFLKKGSYKIKPHENIDLLTASA; encoded by the coding sequence ATGGATGTATCCATTATCATCATTAATTACCGCACGCCACAACTGATCATTAATTGTTTAAATTCTATTCATCAGCACACTTCCGGAGTGACGTTTGAAGTAATAATTGTTGACAATGACCCTGAAAACGGTGGCGGTGACCTGATCCGCGGTACCTATCCTTCTGTCCGCTGGATTGACCTGCCCTCCAATCCGGGCTTTGGAATTGCCAATAATAAGGGAATGGCAATAGCAAAAGGGAAGTATTTCCTGCTGCTCAATGCCGACACGCTGGTCACCGACAATGTGATAGGCCGCTGCTTTGAGCGACTTGAAATCAGGCAGGATATCATCGCCTGCGGGGCACTGCAATATTATCCTGATGGTACGCCAATGCCATTTTACCAAAGTTTCAATGAGTTTCGGAAAACGTTTTTTATACTGCCTCCGGGAGGTACGACGGACAACATACTGAACCGTTTTTATCCGGAACCCCAATATTCGGACCCCGATCAATACGACTGGCTGGTTGGTGCATTCATTTTTCTGAGGCGCGAAGGATTTGAGAAAACGGGCGGGTTCAGTCCGGATTTTTTTATGTACGGGGAGGACGTGGAATGGTCGGGAAGGCTGGGGAAACTGGGGAAGCTATGTTATTTCAAAGATTGTAAATTCATTCACCTCGAAAATAACAATCCGTTCCGGCGGACGAATATTTCCTGGATCAACCGGTTCAGTACGCAAATGCAGGTATCCAATTTCCTTTGGGTGAGGAAGCAATATGGTGTTTTTCAGTATCTTTTACTGATCGCACATTATATTAGTATGGTACCGGTGGTTTTTGGCTGGAAAATTGCATTTAATATCAAAAGCAGCAGAAATCCGCTGATAGAACTAAGAACCCAGCGGATTTATGTCAGAAAAACGGTGGTAATTTTAAAGTATTTCTGGCAGACTTTATTCTTAAAAAAAGGATCGTATAAGATAAAACCGCACGAGAACATCGACCTATTAACCGCCTCTGCATGA
- a CDS encoding glycosyltransferase, which translates to MKKKILFFTPYATRTGSEMMLLYILKKIDRSRFDVGIVSFANGELLNDFPEDIPRFIAPRKFNVFQKVSYHIGINPIHRYLRKLAKDFKADFWYVNTTMIPESIVIAKEFSIQVVTHFHEMPLTYSYLSGPDFKSIIDYSHLLIGCSQATCDALSNAGAKNIGLLYSFIDHKLVKKDNERSNQLRKDLGIPEKAFVWVLSGMTSERKGFDMLPDIADELDDPNVHLIWVGAKIDDGMVYYTEQRCVSSKSATKIHLVGKQKEDYYNYLNVGNGFLLTSRQDPFPLVMIEAALLGKPIVSFPSGGVSEFIQDGMGVVTSDLSVRQMVDGMRLIMEGKVVVDSTKSIERAGQFNVENGYNEWIKLIDKKF; encoded by the coding sequence ATGAAGAAAAAAATACTGTTTTTCACGCCCTATGCCACAAGGACAGGATCAGAAATGATGCTGTTGTATATTTTAAAAAAAATCGACCGTTCGCGTTTCGACGTAGGTATTGTAAGTTTTGCTAACGGGGAGTTACTGAACGATTTTCCCGAAGATATCCCAAGATTCATAGCCCCTCGAAAGTTCAATGTATTTCAAAAAGTATCCTACCACATTGGTATTAATCCTATTCACAGGTATTTACGAAAGCTCGCGAAAGATTTCAAAGCGGATTTCTGGTATGTGAATACCACCATGATCCCCGAATCTATCGTAATTGCAAAAGAATTTTCCATCCAAGTCGTAACACACTTTCACGAAATGCCGCTGACATACAGCTATCTCAGCGGGCCGGATTTTAAAAGTATTATCGACTATTCACATTTGCTGATCGGCTGCTCGCAGGCTACCTGCGATGCGCTCAGTAACGCAGGCGCTAAAAATATCGGTCTGCTATATTCTTTTATTGACCATAAGCTGGTTAAAAAGGATAACGAGCGAAGCAATCAGCTGAGAAAGGATCTTGGTATTCCGGAAAAAGCATTTGTTTGGGTATTGTCAGGAATGACTTCAGAGCGAAAGGGTTTTGATATGCTCCCGGATATTGCCGATGAGCTCGATGACCCAAATGTCCACCTCATTTGGGTTGGGGCAAAAATTGACGACGGGATGGTTTATTATACCGAACAGAGGTGTGTAAGTAGCAAATCTGCGACCAAAATTCATCTGGTAGGTAAGCAAAAAGAAGATTATTATAACTACCTTAACGTGGGTAACGGGTTCCTCCTCACCTCGAGACAAGACCCTTTTCCTCTTGTGATGATAGAAGCTGCGCTGTTGGGCAAGCCCATTGTTTCATTCCCTTCCGGAGGTGTTTCCGAATTTATTCAGGATGGAATGGGTGTGGTGACCAGTGACCTGAGTGTCAGGCAAATGGTGGACGGAATGCGGTTGATTATGGAAGGGAAAGTGGTTGTTGACAGTACGAAAAGCATTGAGCGGGCTGGTCAATTCAATGTGGAAAACGGGTATAATGAGTGGATCAAATTAATTGACAAAAAGTTTTAG